The following proteins are co-located in the Pyricularia oryzae 70-15 chromosome 1, whole genome shotgun sequence genome:
- a CDS encoding endoglucanase II → MKCIASLTVGALALANSVGAHYIFQQLAVAGRSFGVYEHIRRNTNYNSPVTSLTDADLRCNVGGGSGSSTSTVDVKAGDSFTFTTDVAVYHQGPVSVYMSKAPGFAAGYDGGGDWFKTFDWGPVFSGGQITWPLRSTYTHSIPACIPDGEYLLRIQSLAIHNPGDVPQFYSSCAQVRVTGGGSKTPSSTVKIPGFIKATDPGYTANIYNGLKNYTVPGGPVFTC, encoded by the exons ATGAAGTGCATCGCCAGCCTCACGGTCGGCGCCCTGGCCCTGGCCAACAGCGTCGGCGCGCACTACATCTTCCAGCAGCTGGCGGTGGCCGGGCGCAGCTTTGGCGTGTACGAGCACATCCGGCGCAACACAAACTACAACTCGCCGGTGACGAGCCTGACGGACGCGGACCTGCGCTGCAAcgtgggcggcggcagcggctcgTCGACCAGCACCGTCGACGTCAAGGCCGGCGACTCCTTCACCTTCACCACCGACGTGGCCGTCTACCACCAGGGCCCCGTCAGCGTCTACATGTCCAAGGCCCCCGGGTTCGCGGCGGGctacgacggcggcggcgactggTTCAAGACCTTTGACTGGGGCCCCGTCTTCAGCGGCGGCCAGATCACCTGGCCCCTCAGGAGCACCTACACGCACTCCATCCCCGCCTGCATCCCCGACGGCGAGTACCTGCTCCGCATCCAGAGCCTGGCCATCCACAACCCCGGCGACGTCCCGCAGTTTTACTCGTCGTGCGCCCAGGTCCGCGtcaccggcggcggcagcaagaCCCCGTCGTCGACCGTCAAGATTCCCGGCTTCATCAAGGCTACAG ACCCCGGCTACACCGCCAACATCTACAACGGCCTCAAGAACTACACCGTCCCCGGCGGTCCCGTCTTTACCTGCTGA
- a CDS encoding cellobiose dehydrogenase, whose protein sequence is MKFRSGRVAAFAVAALSVQPCLAQEPTMVKHESGITFGTWSAAAGGSQAPFEFGMALPENALTTDSTEYIGLLRCGKSSKGEGGWCGLSHGESGQMIGALLLVAWPHGDQVLTSFRYVTGYAFPGVYKGDAKLTQISSKVTDDYFEVTYRCQGCLAWEQDGDAGKASTSQGFLVLGRASGSDTPSSPECPDKIVHGFHDTGFGQYGAVLEGLARSEYSQWAGLATKTVSGSCGVSSPTTTAATMTSAPPTSVETTVPATTTTSAPAVTFTPAPSSEFDYIVVGAGAGGITVADKLSEKGHSVLLIEKGPPSTGYWGGTMRPDWLNETKLTRFDVPGLCNQIWADSVGVACTDMDQMAGCVLGGGVAVNAGLWWKPHPLDWDENFPAGWKSSDTRQATDRVFSRIPGTVRPSQDGRIYYDQGFNVLSSGLSSAGWQRIDEPNSSPDRKNRTFGHSTFMFSGGERGGPLATYLKTASERPNFRLITDTSVRRLIRSGGRVTGVEIEGNPATGHGYAGVVNVTASTGRVILSAGVFGTAKVLFRSGIGPADSLATVKASASDGASMISESEWIDLPVGYNLVDHVNTDTIVDHPDVVFYDFYEAWDHPNPSDEQKYLGSRTGILAQAAPNIGPLFWEEVRGADGVVRQFQWTARVEGTTNTSMTMSMYLGRGLTSRGRMSITSRLDTRVVTPPYLRDDNDRLAVIQSLDNVRASLAAVQNLTWHVPSLNQTSEAYVNSLLTTPAQRRANHWMGTTKLGTDDGRSGGTAVIDTNTKVYGTDNLFVVDASIFPGMVTSNPSAMIVIAAEHAATKIMALDK, encoded by the exons ATGAAGTTCAGAAGTGGCCGCGTCGCCGCTTTTGCGGTGGCTGCGCTGT CCGTGCAACCATGCCTCGCCCAAGAACCCACCATGGTTAAGCACGAGTCCGGAATCACCTTTGGCACCTGGTCCGCTGCCGCCGGTGGCTCCCAAGCTCCTTTCGAGTTTGGCATGGCTCTGCCCGAGAACGCCTTGACGACAGACTCGACCGAATACATTGGTCTCCTT CGCTGCGGCAAAAGCAGCAAAGGAGAAGGCGGCTGGTGCGGACTTTCGCACGGCGAGTCGGGTCAGATGATCGGCgccctgctgctggtggcctGGCCGCACGGCGACCAGGTGCTGACGAGCTTCCGCTACGTCACGGGCTATGCCTTTCCCGGCGTCTACAAGGGCGACGCCAAGCTCACGCAgatctcgtcaaaggtcaCCGACGACTACTTCGAGGTCACCTACCGCTGCCAGGGCTGCTTGGCCTGGGAGCAGGACGGCGACGCAGGAAAGGCGTCGACCAGCCAGGGCTTCTTGGTCCTCGGCCGTGCTTCTGGCTCCGACACGCCGTCCAGCCCGGAATGCCCGGACAAGATCGTCCACGGGTTCCACGACACCGGGTTTGGCCAGTACGGTGCCGTGTTGGAGGGTCTGGCCAGGAGTGAGTACAGCCAGTGGGCTGGGCTGGCGACCAAGACTGTTTCGGGCAGCTGCGGCGTTAGCTCTCCAAC AACCACAGCAGCCACCATGACCTCGGCACCACCAACAAGCGTGGAGACAACAGTCCCGGCCACGACCACCACCTCGGCACCTGCCGTGACCTTTACTCCCGCACCTAGCTCAGAGTTTGACTATATTGTGGTGGGAGCCGGTGCGGGCGGCATCACCGTTGCCGACAAGCTCAGCGAAAAGGGCCACAGCGTCTTGCTGATCGAAAAGGGACCACCGTCGACAGGCTACTGGGGTGGCACCATGCGCCCCGACTGGCTCAACGAGACCAAGCTGACCAGGTTCGATGTCCCCGGCCTCTGCAACCAGATCTGGGCCGACTCTGTTGGTGTTGCATGCACCGACATGGACCAGATGGCTGGTTGTGTGCTGGGAGGTGGCGTTGCCGTGAATGCCGGTTTGTGGTGGAAG CCTCACCCTCTCGATTGGGACGAGAACTTTCCCGCTGGCTGGAAGTCCAGCGACACTCGCCAGGCCACGGACCGTGTCTTCTCCCGTATCCCGGGCACAGTAAGACCCTCGCAAGACGGGAGGATCTACTACGACCAAGGCTTCAACGTCCTGTCCTCGGGTCTGAGCTCCGCGGGCTGGCAGCGCATCGACGAGCCCAACTCCTCCCCCGACCGCAAGAACCGGACATTCGGCCACTCGACCTTTATGTTCTCCGGCGGCGAGCGTGGCGGTCCCCTGGCGACCTACCTCAAGACTGCCTCCGAGCGCCCCAACTTCCGCCTCATCACCGATACCAGCGTCAGGAGGCTGATCCGGTCCGGCGGGCGCGTCACCGGCGTCGAGATTGAGGGCAACCCCGCGACCGGCCACGGCTACGCGGGCGTCGTCAACGTCACAGCAAGCACGGGCCGCGTCATCCTGTCGGCCGGCGTCTTTGGCACCGCAAAGGTGCTCTTCCGCAGCGGCATCGGCCCAGCCGACTCCCTGGCCACGGTCAAGGCGTCTGCGTCCGACGGCGCCTCCATGATCAGCGAGTCGGAGTGGATCGACCTGCCCGTGGGCTACAACCTCGTCGACCACGTCAACACCGACACCATCGTGGACCACCCGGACGTTGTCTTTTACGACTTTTACGAGGCGTGGGACCACCCAAACCCGTCGGACGAGCAAAAGTACCTGGGCAGCCGCACGGGGATCCTGGCGCAGGCGGCGCCCAACATCGGCCCGCTGTTCTGGGAGGAGGTCCGGGGCGCCGACGGCGTGGTCAGGCAGTTCCAGTGGACGGCGCGCGTCGAGGGCACCACTAACACGTCCATGACCATGAGCATGTACCTGGGCCGCGGCCTGACCAGCCGCGGCCGCATGTCCATCACCAGCAGGCTGGACACGCGCGTCGTGACCCCGCCGTACCTGCGCGACGACAACGACCGCCTCGCCGTCATCCAGTCGCTCGACAACGTCCGCGCCTCGCTGGCCGCCGTCCAGAACCTCACCTGGCACGTACCCAGCCTCAACCAGACCAGCGAGGCCTATGTCAACTCGCTGCTGACCACGCCTGCCCAGCGCAGGGCGAACCACTGGATGG GTACCACCAAGCTCGGCACCGACGATGGTCGCAGCGGCGGCACGGCCGTCATCGACACCAACACCAAGGTCTACGGCACCGACAACCTCTTTGTCGTCGACGCCTCCATCTTCCCGGGAATGGTGACCAGCAACCCGTCTGCCATGATTGTCATTGCCGCCGAGCACGCTGCCACCAAGATTATGGCCCTCGACAAGTAG